The following coding sequences are from one Acipenser ruthenus chromosome 7, fAciRut3.2 maternal haplotype, whole genome shotgun sequence window:
- the LOC117414658 gene encoding F-box/LRR-repeat protein 15-like, translating into MCHLVSLQRVSKQFQALIPVYLANCCSFDLSQAGPCIPKQMGLESINLIACRQLKDEAVCYLAKKCLKLKSLSVAVNTNISDVSVEVGAKNCPQMEHLDLTGCLREIMSPSGYQVKYSN; encoded by the exons ATGTGCCACCTAGTGAGCTTGCAGAGAGTTAGCAAGCAGTTTCAAGCCCTCATCCCGGTCTACTTGGCCAACTGCTGCTCTTTTGACCTCTCTCAG GCTGGTCCTTGCATACCCAAGCAAATGGGGCTGGAGTCCATCAACCTGATTGCCTGTCGGCAGCTCAAAGATGAGGCCGTCTGCTACCTGGCCAAGAAGTGCCTCAAGCTGAAGTCGTTGTCAGTGGCAGTCAACACAAATATCAGCGATGTCTCTGTAGAGGTGGGGGCCAAGAACTGTCCTCAAATGGAGCACCTGGATCTCACTGGATGCCTTAGGGAAATAATGAGTCCATCAG